A genomic region of Equus caballus isolate H_3958 breed thoroughbred chromosome 1, TB-T2T, whole genome shotgun sequence contains the following coding sequences:
- the OR4K36 gene encoding olfactory receptor family 4 subfamily K member 36: MEEANQSVVSEFIFRGLCHSRELQTFLLLPFSILYMMTVVGNLLVVSLIIRDPHLHSPMYFLLANLSFVDFCLSSVTTPKLTTDFLKDNKTISFQGCMSQILCVHFFGGGEMVLLVTMAYDRYVAICKPLHYSSIMNRQKCILLVSISWIIGFVHAMSQLAMILELPFCGPRMVDSFFCDIPLVIKLACMDTHTLGILINADSGLLATSCFIILLVSYTYILVTVCLHSKDGASKALSTCTSHITVVVLFFGPCIFIYLWPLSITWVDKFLAVFYTVITPLLNPAIYTLRNKEIKNAIKRLKNQHIDSRDKF, from the coding sequence ATGGAGGAAGCAAACCAGTCTGTGGTGTCTGAGTTTATTTTTCGTGGACTTTGTCATTCAAGGGAGCTCCAGACCTTCCTCTTACTGCCATTTTCTATACTCTACATGATGACTGTTGTGGGCAATCTCCTTGTCGTGTCCTTAATCATCAGAGACCCTCATCTCCACTCCCCAATGTACTTCCTCTTAGCCAATCTCTCATTTGTTGACTTCTGCCTTTCTTCAGTAACCACCCCTAAACTGACCACAGACTTCCTAAAGGATAATAAGACCATCTCTTTCCAGGGCTGCATGAGCCAGATCCTCTGTGTGCATTTCTTTGGAGGAGGTGAGATGGTGCTGCTTGTGACAATGGCCTATGATCGCTATGTAGCCATTTGCAAGCCACTCCATTACTCCAGCATCATGAACAGACAAAAGTGCATCCTGCTGGTTTCGATATCATGGATCATTGGCTTTGTGCATGCCATGAGTCAACTGGCTATGATTTTAGAGCTGCCCTTCTGTGGACCCAGAATGGTGGACAGCTTTTTCTGTGATATCCCTTTAGTGATAAAACTAGCCTGCATGGATACTCATACTCTGGGGATATTGATAAACGCCGACAGTGGGCTCTTGGCAACAAGTTGCTTCATTATCTTGCTGGTCTCCTACACTTATATCCTGGTAACTGTCTGCCTTCACTCTAAGGATGGGGCTTCTAAGGCTCTCTCTACCTGTACTTCCCACATTACAGTGGTGGTGTTGTTCTTTGGACCCTGCATCTTCATCTATCTGTGGCCACTTAGCATCACTTGGGTGGACAAGTTTCTTGCTGTGTTTTACACGGTAATCACGCCTCTCCTGAATCCAGCCATTTATACCCtgagaaataaagagattaaGAATGCCATAAAGAGGCTGAAAAATCAGCATATAGATTCAAGGGATAAATTTTAG
- the OR4F1G gene encoding olfactory receptor family 4 subfamily F member 1G, with translation MDGGNHSIVSEFVFLGLTQSWEIQLLLLVFSSVLYAASMTGNTFIVFFVTTDPHLHSPMYFLLANLSFVDLGACSTTSPKMIYDLFRKHKVISFGGCIAQIFFIHVVGGVEMVLLTAMAFDRYVAICKPLHYLTIMSPQMCILFLAAAWAFGIIHSLFQLTFIVNLPFCGPNVLDSFYCDLPRLLRLACMDTYRLQFMVTVNSGFLCVGSLIILLISYIFILFTVWKHSSGGSFKALSTLSAHITVVFFFFGPTMFIYTWPHPSSQMDKFLALSDAVLSPFLNPVIYTFRNKEMKAAMKRSFRLLVNFRKIS, from the coding sequence ATGGATGGAGGGAATCACTCAATTGTTTCTGAGTTTGTGTTTCTGGGACTCACTCAGTCGTGGGAGATCCAGCTTCTCCTCCTGGTGTTCTCCTCTGTGCTCTATGCGGCAAGCATGACTGGAAACACCTTCATTGTGTTTTTTGTGACCACTGATCCTCATTTACATTCCCCCATGTACTTCCTACTGGCCAATCTCTCCTTTGTTGACTTGGGAGCATGCTCCACGACTTCCCCCAAGATGATTTATGACCTTTTCAGAAAGCATAAAGTCATCTCCTTTGGAGGTTGCATTGCTCAGATCTTCTTCATCCATGTCGTTGGTGGTGTGGAGATGGTGCTACTCACAGCCATGGCCTTTGACAGATATGTTGCCATATGTAAGCCTCTCCACTACCTGACCATTATGAGCCCACAAATGTGCATTTTGTTTCTGGCTGCTGCCTGGGCCTTTGGCattattcattcactttttcaactaacatttattgttaATTTACCCTTCTGTGGTCCTAATGTATTAGACAGCTTTTACTGTGACCTTCCTCGGCTCCTCAGACTGGCCTGTATGGATACCTACAGATTGCAGTTCATGGTCACTGTCAACAGTGGGTTCCTTTGTGTTGGCTCTCTCATCATACTGCTCATCTCCTACATCTTTATCCTGTTCACTGTTTGGAAACATTCCTCAGGTGGTTCGTTCAAGGCCCTCTCCACTTTGTCAGCTCACATCactgtggtattttttttctttggtccAACCATGTTTATCTATACATGGCCACATCCCAGTTCCCAAATGGACAAGTTTCTTGCTCTTTCTGATGCTGTTCTCAGTCCTTTTCTGAATCCAGTCATCTACACTTTCAGGAATAAAGAGATGAAGGCAGCAATGAAGAGATCTTTCAGACTACTAgtgaattttagaaagatttcatAA